CATAAAAGCCACTGCGATTAAAGAGGGTAGTGAATACGTTATTAATGGTCAAAAGACATTTATCAGTAACGGCATCAGTGCTGATGTGGTGATTGTTTTGTGCAAGACCGATCCCCATGCCGAACCGGCTCACAAAGGGATAAGCCTGTTAGTTGTTAAGGACGGTACACCGGGTTTCATAAAGAGTCGCAAATTGGATAAGCTGGGCCTGCACAGCCAGGACACGGCGGAATTATTTTTTGATAATTGTCGGGTTCCGGCGGATAACCTTTTGGGCTGGGAAGGTATGGGGTTTTCCTGTGTGATGGGAAAACTACAGCAGGAACGATTGGTGTCGGCCGTAGGGTCCCAGGGGTTGGCGGAGCGCATGCTTGAGGATGCCATTGAATATGCCAAATCCAGGGAAGCCTTCGGGCACCCGGTAAGCAAATTCCAGCACAATTCATTTAAGATTGCCGAGATGGCCACGGAGATTGAAATGGGTAGTGTTTACCTGGAAAAGTTGATAGCGGATCATGTTGAGGGAAAGGACATAGTAACCGGGGTTTCCATGGCCAAGTGGTGGATAGGTGAAATGGCCAACCGGGTTGCGTATAACTGCATGCAGTTATACGGGGGTTACGGCTATATGGAGGAATATCCCATAGCCAGGCACTACCGCGATGTGAGGTGTCATACCATTTACGCCGGTACAACCGAAATAATGAAACTGATTATTTCCCGGAGATTAGGACTATAAAGAATCCAAACAACAGGAAATTCTGATGGAATTGGGGTTAACTGATAATAAATTAATCAATTAGTTTGAGGAAAAAGTGATAAAGGGTGAAATAATTCCCTAAGAGTTTTATGCAAGGGAGGCTAATTACCGTGCCTAAAGTTGAGACAAAAAAAGAAAACCGGATAGCAACCTTAACAATAAATAATCCCCCGGTGAATGCTTTAAGCGAAGAGGTCATGGCCGGATTATTAGACATTTTGAAAGAATTGACCAAAGACAATGACATTAGAGTACTGGTGCTTACCGGTGCCGGTGACAAGGCTTTTGTGGCCGGTGCGGATATAAAGGAATTTCCTAATCTGTTTAAGGGGCGGGCGGGTGTGGCTGCTGAGTTTGCCCTGAAAGTTCATAAGATGTTCAATGCTCTGGACAATTTCCCCAAGCCAACCATAGCTTGCATTAACGGCCTGGCTCTGGGGGGAGGGTGTGAATTGGCATTGGCTTGCGACCTGCGTATAGCCGGCGATACAGCGCAACTGGGTCTACCGGAAATAAAGCTGGGCCTCTTCCCCGGAGGAGGGGGTACGCAGCGCCTGCCCAGGCTGGTAGGAGAAGCCAAAGCCAAGGAGTTGATGTACCTGGGTGACCCTGTTTCCGCTGACGAAGCCCTGGCGATGGGCCTGGTGAACAAAGTGCTTCCGCTGCCGGATTTAACCGGTGAAACCATGAAAGTGGCTCAGAAACTTGCATCCAGGCCGGGAGTAGCTCTAAACCTGATCAAGGAGGCAGTGGACAGGGGCGCCGGGGTCAGCCTTGAAGAGGGGCTTAAAATTGAGGCCGACCTTTTTAACCGAGTGTTTTTTATCCGAGGATGTGGAAGAAGGAGTAAATGCCTTTATTGAGAAAAGAAAACCCCTTTTTAGACATAGATAGACAAAAGCGACTTCCGCGATAGTTCTCCGGGCATTTATTTCAGAATATTGGGAAGATAAAATTTTTTCAGAAAGGGGACTTTGCGATGATTCTTGCAACGCCCGGACAAATAGAAGAATACACTGCAAAGGGTTGGTGGGGAGAAAAAACAATACTTGATTTCTTTCGAGAAAATGCCCGCGATAACCCTCAACGAGTGGCTGTGGTGGATCCTTACGACAAGGAAGAACTGACGGGTTTTTCCGCAGAAAGGGTTACTTACGGGGAACTGGAAAGGGCTGTGGAGACGGTGGCAACTTCCTTTCTGGAAGCAGGTATAGGAAAGGACGATATAGTAATGGTACAACTTCCCAACTGCTGGGAGTTGGCCATGCTATACCCGGCGGTAACCAGGGCCGGGGCCCTGATTTCTCCGGTGCCGCTGCAATGGCGCAAAAAGGAAATTCACTATATTGCCAAGCTCACCGGGGCCAAAGCGGTTATCACCGTTGAAAACTTTCATGGCTTTAACCACAAGGAAATGATGGAAGAAATAATGCTTGAGCTTCCGGTTATAAAATATATTTTTACACTGGATGAAATTAAGCAGAAAACCCAAGGGAACATTAATAAGGAAGAATTGGATTCCATAAAGGTTGATGCCAACGATATTTTTACCCTCTGCTGGACCTCGGGCACCGAAGCTGAGCCCAAAGGTTGCCCGCTGAGCCATAACAACTGGATTAACCAGGGGTTGCTGCAGGTGGACACGGCGGACATTAGACCCGGGGACGTACAGTTAACAGCGGGGCCTTTGGTAAATATGGCCTCGGTGGGTACCACTTTTATACCGTGGCTTATTTTGGGCGGTACATTTGTCTTGCACCACCCCTTTAATCCGCAACAGTTTATCCAACAAATAATGCAGGAAAAAGTAAATTATACCCTATTGGTGCCCGCAGTGGGTAACATGATTGTCAAACACCCGCAGGTAGACCGGTTCGACTTGAGCTCGGTAAGGGCAATAACCATGGGATCAGCACCGCCATCGCTTTTCACAATCCAGGAATTTAAGCGCCGGTGGGACATTGAAATAGGCAATGTTTGGGGACAAAATGAGGGTACCGGTATAGTATCCGGTCCCAAAGATGTTCCGGATTTATCCAAAAGAGTGGATCACCTGCCTCAGTTTGGTAAAAAAGACGCGGTGTGGGCGGCGGATATAACTGGGCGATTGCAGACAAAATTAGTTGATCCTGAAACGGGTAAAGAAGTTTGGGAGGTTGGGGAAGTAGGAGAACTGGCTTACAAGGGACCCAATTTAATGCCGGGCTATTTCAAACGACGGGAGCTTAATACCAAGGCATTTGATGAGGACGGTTTCTTTTATACAGGAGATCTTTTTGTAATCAAGGAGAATAACTTTCTTGGCTTCTTTGAAAGAAAAAAAGATATTATTATCCGCGGTGGTTTTAATATCAGCGCTCAGGAAATTGAAAACGTTTTATTCGGTCACCCCAAGCTGGCAGACATGGCTGCCGTTGCTATGCCGGACGAGGTTCTAGGTGAGCGTACCTGCGTTTACGTTGTTCCCAAGAGCAATGAAAATATTACATTGGACGAGCTCACCTCCTTCATGAAAGAAAAGGGCATGGCTGTTTATAAACTTCCGGAGAGGTTGGAGATAGTCGAAACCATACCCCGAAACCCGGTGGGCAAAATAATGAAAAGCGTTCTGCGCGAGGATTTAAAGAACAAAATGCAATCCTGTGACTAGGAAGCTAAAATAATAAGGAGGGGCATTTTTCATGAAGAGAGTTAAGGGCTTTGCTTCCACATCCATGAATGATTACCAGCTAAATACCACTACAATTATCAGGCAGGCAGCCTCAAATTTCCCGGAACGGGAGATAGTTTCCCGAACCCCCGAGGGGATCTTTCGGTATACTTACGGAGACGCGTACCTTAGAATAAGTAAATTGGCCAATGCCCTCGGAAAAATCGGGGTAGGCCCTGGGGACAGGGTTGGAGTTTTAGAATGGAATACCCACCGTTTTTTTGAGTTATATTTTGGTATTCCGGGTACCGGGGCAGTTCTATTGCAAATGAACTTGCGTATAGCGCCGGAAGAACTTGGTTATGTAACTAACCACAGTGAGGCCAAGGTAGGTAATCTTTGTTGATGAGTCTCTTATTAAGATAGCCGAAACCATTGCTCCCAATCTAAAAACTGTAAAGGGTTATGTAATTATGACTGATAAAGATCTTTCCGAGGTAGAGACAAACCTGACTCCCGTTTATAGTTATGAGGAATTGCTGAATGAGTCCGAGAGTGAATATGACTGGCCTATGATTGAGGAAACTTCAGCGTATAGCGCTTGTTACACCACTGGAACAACCGGGAAGCCCAAAGGGGTGTATTATTCTCACCGGAGTATTTATCTGCATGCCATTGAGGTTCTTTGTTATACCCAAATGAACTGAAGGACACATTTATGCAGGTGGTGCCCATGTTTCACGCCCAGGGCTGGGGGTTTTTCTTCTCGGCTGCTTTCATCGGAGCCAAGCTAGTTCTACCCGGTCGCTATATGGCGGAAGACTTAGGGGCACTTGTAGACCTCATGATTCAGGAAAAGGCGACTGTGGCAACCGGAGCTCCGGCTATTTTTATGCCTATGCTGAATTATATCAATACTTTACAGGATAAGCCTGATCTTAGGGGAGCCCGTCTTATATCCGGGGCAACGGAACCCCCTTTGGCCATGATGAGTGGGTGGAAAGAACTGACCGGGGCAGAAATAATTCATGCCTACGGTGCCACCGAAACCGCTCCCCTGGTGACTTATAATCTGATTAAACCCGATTTGGAAGCAAATTTGTCTGAAGAAGAAAAATTGGATCTCAAACGCAAACAAGGCCTTCCCGTTACTGGACTGGATATCAAAATTTTGGATTCGGCGGGCAATGAAATGCCCCGGGACGGTAAATCTTCGGGAGAAATATTAATTCGCGGCCCCTGGGTTACCGGTAGTTACTATAATGATCCTCGAAACCTGGAATCTTTTCAGGACG
This region of Bacillota bacterium genomic DNA includes:
- a CDS encoding acyl--CoA ligase, with product MILATPGQIEEYTAKGWWGEKTILDFFRENARDNPQRVAVVDPYDKEELTGFSAERVTYGELERAVETVATSFLEAGIGKDDIVMVQLPNCWELAMLYPAVTRAGALISPVPLQWRKKEIHYIAKLTGAKAVITVENFHGFNHKEMMEEIMLELPVIKYIFTLDEIKQKTQGNINKEELDSIKVDANDIFTLCWTSGTEAEPKGCPLSHNNWINQGLLQVDTADIRPGDVQLTAGPLVNMASVGTTFIPWLILGGTFVLHHPFNPQQFIQQIMQEKVNYTLLVPAVGNMIVKHPQVDRFDLSSVRAITMGSAPPSLFTIQEFKRRWDIEIGNVWGQNEGTGIVSGPKDVPDLSKRVDHLPQFGKKDAVWAADITGRLQTKLVDPETGKEVWEVGEVGELAYKGPNLMPGYFKRRELNTKAFDEDGFFYTGDLFVIKENNFLGFFERKKDIIIRGGFNISAQEIENVLFGHPKLADMAAVAMPDEVLGERTCVYVVPKSNENITLDELTSFMKEKGMAVYKLPERLEIVETIPRNPVGKIMKSVLREDLKNKMQSCD
- a CDS encoding acyl-CoA dehydrogenase; the encoded protein is MGLYTEEHQIFRRTFKRFVENELVPHINEWEEKKEVPRDVWRKLGEQGYLCPWVHEKYGGAGAGFEYSAIINYELARAGVSMGVGLHNDIIAPYIGSYGTEEQKEKWLPGCTTGDIVLALAMTEPNAGSDLQAIKATAIKEGSEYVINGQKTFISNGISADVVIVLCKTDPHAEPAHKGISLLVVKDGTPGFIKSRKLDKLGLHSQDTAELFFDNCRVPADNLLGWEGMGFSCVMGKLQQERLVSAVGSQGLAERMLEDAIEYAKSREAFGHPVSKFQHNSFKIAEMATEIEMGSVYLEKLIADHVEGKDIVTGVSMAKWWIGEMANRVAYNCMQLYGGYGYMEEYPIARHYRDVRCHTIYAGTTEIMKLIISRRLGL